In Planctomycetota bacterium, the sequence ACGAGCTCATGTGGCCGCACGAGGGCTACGGGTTCAGTTGCCTCGGCGCCGAGGACCGGGTGGCTCAGTTCACGCGCGAGGACATCGAGGCGCACTATCGCCGCTTCCTGACCGCGGGGAACGTGGTGCTCTGCGTGGCCGGCAACTTCTCCGAGCGCGACGTGGCCGATGCCCTCGGGCCGGTGTTCGATGGGCTCCGCGTGGGCGAGACGGCCGCCTCCCGCGAGCTCAACGGCCAGCAGTCGAGCGCCCGCTGGCTCTTCCGCTCCGCGCCTACCCAACTGACGCACGTGAAGCTGTGCCACAAGGCCTGCTCGTACCACGACCCCCAGGTGTACCCCATTCTGCTCATCAGCGACATCCTGGGCGGCGGCGTCACCTCGCGCCTGTTCGCCCGGCTGCGCGAGCGCGAGGGGCTGGTCTACGACATCTCGTCCGGCACCACGCTCTTCGCCGACTGCGGCTGGGTGGACGTGGCGACGACGACCAGCCGCCGGAAGCTGGCCGACACGGTCGAGGCGACGCTCGAGGAGATCCGCCGCCTGGCCGACGAGGGGGTGGCCGAGAGCCAGCTCCAGTGCGTCAAGGAGCGGGTTGCGTGCGGGATGGAGATGCTCGAGGACAGCCCCGCCGACCTGGCGGAGTGGCTCGGCGCCCGGGAGGTGCTCCTCGCCCCCGCGAAGCTCGTCACGCCGACCGACGAGGCCGAACGCCTCAAGGCCGTGACGGCGGACGACATCCGACGCGTGGCGCAACAGGTCTTCCAGCCGTCGCGGCGAAGCCTGGTGGTCGTGGGGCCAACGTCCTGGTTCCAGCGGCGGCGCATCGGGCGGGCAGTCGCACAGTGACGCGGCACGGCGGGCGCTGCGACGAGGCCATCTGACTGAGGTCGAGGCGTCATGGCGAGGTCCCGACGGCTCGAGTGGTTCCTGGCGGAGCACGTGGGCACGCGCGTGTGGGCGATCGTGTGCCGCTCGCTGCGCCTCAAGGTGTATGACGACGAACACCTGGAGGACCTCGAGAAGCAGAGCGGCGCCATCGCCTTCGCCTCGTGGCACTATGAGATGCTGCCCACCCTGTACCACCATCGCCACTGCAACGGGTGCACGTTCACCGGAGAGCACGGCGATGCCGAGCTGGTGGCCCGCGCGGTGCGCCACCTCGGCTATACACCCATCCGCGGCTCGACCACGCACGGCGGGGTGCGGGGGCTGATTGACCTGGTGCACGCGATGCGCAGCGGGCTGAGCCTCGGCTTCACGCCCGACGGCCCGCGCGGCCCGCGCTGCGTCGCCCAGGTGGGCATTGCCATCCTCTCGCAGAAGAGCGGCTGCCCGGTGGTGCCTATGGGCTTCGCGTCCGAGTGGTTCTGGCAGTTCCGGTCGTGGGACCGCATGCGCATACCCAAGCCGGGGTCGCGCGCCGTGCTGTGCTACGGCGCGGGCATCCAGGTGCCGCCCAAGCTGACCCAGGCGACGTTGGAGGTCTGGCGCAAGCGGATCGAGGACGCCATCACGCACGTGAGCCGCCGAGCCGAGATCCTGCTGGGCCTGCCGCCCGAACGCAGCGCATTCGCCGATTGAGCGGAGGAGTGCCGTGGCCAAGGTTGCCATCGTGCGATGCGCGGACTACGAGCCGCAGCGTGTGGACGATGCGGTGCGTCGGGCGCTGGACCTCATCGGCGGCCTGGGCCCGATCGTGAGGCCCGGTCAACGCGTGCTGCTCAAGCCCAACCTGCTGCGTGCGGCGCCGCCCGAGCGCGCCGTCACAACACACCCGACCCTCATCCGCTCGATGGCGGCGGCCGTGCGCGAGGCCGGGGCGCAAGCCTGGGTGGGGGACTCCCCGGGCGGCATCCAGTGGAATGTCACGGACAAGGTGCTCGCGGAGAGCGGCGTCGGCCCCGCCGCGCTCGAGGCAGGGGCCGAGATCAAGGACTTCGAGGCGGGTGGCACGGTGGCGATGGAGTGTCCCGAGGCGATGGTCCTCAAGAAGTTTGCCTTGGCCCGCGCGGTGCGGGAGGCCGATGCCGTGTTCTCCCTGGCGAAGCTCAAGACGCACTGCCAGACGCTCTACTCGGGCGCCGTGAAGAACCTTCTCGGCTGCCTGCCCGGGGGCGGGAAGATTCGCGTGCACCAGCTCGCCCCCAAGTCGCGCCAGCTCTGGGCGGCGTTTCTGGACATCTATGCGGTGGTTCGCCCGCGTCTGGCGTTGATAGACGGCATCGTGGCCATGGAGGGCGAGGGGCCCAGCCACGGCAAGGTGCGGCCCCTGGGCCTGCTCATCGCCAGCGAGGACAGCGTGGCGGCCGACGCGGTGGCGTGCCGCGTGATCGGCTATCCGCCTCGCGCGGTGAAGCTCTTCGAGCAGGCCGAGGAGCGCGGCCTCGGCGTCGGCGACCTGAAACAGATCGAGGTCGTCGGTGTCCCCATCGAAGAGGCCGCGGTGCGCGACTTCGTGCGCCCGTCGAACTTCGCCTTCGAGGTGATCCCGGGCTTCCTGATGAAGCTCATCGGGCGCGGCGTGTCGGTGAAGCCGGAAATCGTCCAGGAACTGTGCAAGAAGTGCGGGATGTGCCAGCGAAGCTGCCCCGCCGACGCCATCGCCCGCCACGAGGGGCTGGCGATTGACCCCGCGAAGTGCGTGCGGTGCTTCTGCTGCCACGAGCTGTGCCCGCACGACGCCATCGCGCTGAAGCGGGCGTGGTTCATCCGCCTTTACGACTACATGCGGCACCAGCGCAAGAGACGCAAGCACGCCAGGCAATCGGGAGCCCCACGATGAGCGACATCGGCCAGCGGCTGATCGGGGTGGCGGGTTTGGGCGTGCTGCTCGGGCTCGCGTGGCTCCTGTCGTGCGACCGCCGCCGGTTCCCCGTCCGCGTGGTGGCGTGGGGGCTGGGCCTGCAACTGGCCTTCGCGCTCCTGATCCTCAAGACCCGGGCGGGGCGGGCGGCCTTCGCGTGGGCCAACGATGCGTTCGCGCGGCTGATCAGTTTCGCCGACGACGGGGCGCGGTTCGTGGTCGGCGACTGGAGCGTGCCGGTGCAGGTGACCGATGCGGTGACGGGCAAGCCGCACGCCATCGGTTTCCTCCTGGCGTTCAAGGTGCTGCCGGTGATCATCTTCTTCGCGGCGCTGATGAGCATCCTGTACCACCTCGGCGTGATGCAGAAGGTGGTGGCCGGCATGGCATGGCTGATGAAGCGCTGCATGCGGGTGAGCGGCGCGGAGTCGCTGGTCGCGGCCACGGAGGTGTTCGTGGGCATGACCGAGGCCCCGCTGGCCATCCGCCCCTATCTCGCCCGCCTCACCGAGAGCGAGCTGATGGCGGTGATGGTGTGCGGCCTGGCCAATATCGCGGGCAGCGTGCTGGCCCTCTACGTGAGCTTCGGCATCAACGCCGGGCACCTGCTGTGCGCGAGCGTCATGTCGGCTCCCGCGGCCCTGGTGATCGCCAAGATCATGATTCCCGAGACGGGAGAGCCCGACACGGCGGGCAGCGTGCGCATCCCCTACGAGCGCACCACGAACAACGTCATTGACGCCGCCGCGGTGGGGGCGACCGACGGCTTGAAGTTGGCGCTGAACGTGGCGACCATGCTGGTCGCCTTCGTGGCCCTGCTGGCGCTCGTGAACTTCCTGCTCGCGGGTGTTCATGAGGCGGCGTTGCGTTGGCTCGGTTGGGGCGGCTTCCCCGCGAGGCTGGAGGAGATCTTCGGCTGGCTCTTCCGGCCCCTGGCCTTCGTGATGGGCGTGCCGTGGGGGGAATCGGGGGCCGTCGGCTCGCTCATGGGCGTGAAGATCGGCCTCAACGAACTGATCGCCTACCAGAAGCTGGCGGGGATGCACGCGGAGCTCTCCGAGCGCTCGTTCACCATCGCCACCTATGCCCTGTGCGGCTTCGCCAATTTCGGGTCGCTGGCCATCCAGATCGGCGGCGTGAGCGCCCTGGTGCCCGAGCGGCGGCAGGACCTGTCGCGCCTGAGCCTGCGCGCCCTGGCCGGCGGCACGCTCGCCACCTTCATGACCGCCACGATCGCGGGAATGCTCCTCTAGGAGCCTGTCCACGAATCCCCGTGGGCTGCGTTGCCGGCGCCAGCGGGCTGGATGCGAGGCGCGGCGACGCAGGCGATGCTACGGAGCGCATCGCTGAGGAGCCGCAACGCGGCAGCCGGCCCGCTGACGCCGCAACCCGAAGGGACGCCGCGACTTCTGGCCGCCCGCTGTGTCGCTCATCGTCCGCGATGCGCTCCGTTGCATCGCCTCCTCCGCGCTCCTTGCGTGCGGCCCGAATCGGCGGCGTCGCAGCCTCACGCGGATTCTCGGACAGGCTCCTAGGCATCCCTGCAATCGCCGGCCCGCAACGCAGGATCGGGCGGGGATCGCCAAGGGCCAAGCAGGGGAGTCTGCCCGCTTCGGCACCCTCTTTGAGCAGGGACTTGACCCGTCGAAGCGCTCGCAGCTCAGCGCCCACTACAGCAGCCGCGATGGCACTGTGACCCTTGTCGAGCCGGTCGTCATGCAGCCGCTTCGCCGCGAGTGGGCCGAGCTGCGCGCCACCCTCGACTCCTTCCTCACCACGGGGAAGAAGCCGCATGCAGAGGCCGCAGAGGAGGCAGGGAAGACGGCCGTTTGTAGTGCGGGCTTCAGCCCGTCTTCTGAAGTGGCCGAGGAGAAGAAACGGCCTGAAGGCCGCATTGCGAACGCGAAGCCGCTCCGCGGCCCCTCCCTCAGGACGGCCCGCGACGCGGCCATCGCCCTCGTCAACCGCTTCCGCCTGCGGCTCGGGGAACTCCCTCTATGCGACTCTGCAACTACTCAAGGACCCAGGGGAGTCCGTCATCACCTGCGCAGCGGGGATGAGCAACGAGGCGATCCTCGAGAAACTCCTGGCCCTGAACCTTGAGCGGGCCGCGACCGAGGGCTGAGTCATCCCACAAGGTCACACGCGCCCCCCCCAGGAACCGGGAAGTCTGGGAGACTCTGGAAGAGTCTGGACGTGTTGTGGTGTGCCGGAGGATGAGCGCTACCTGTAGTGGCGAAGCTGGGCCGAGGGGCGAGAGGGGCCAGATTGCGATCTCGGTCACCCGTCGCGGCGGAGGAGGGCAAGGACCTCGTCCGCCGCGCGGCCGGCGGCGCCGGGTTCGCCGAGGCGAGGGCGCACTTCGGCGACGAGTTCGCGACCCATTTGCTCGAGCCCGCCGCTGCGGATGAGCTTGATGGCCTTGCGGGCGATTCGCCTGGGCGTTGCCTTCCCCTGGAGGAGTTCGGGCACGATCTCGCGGCCGGCGACGAGGTTGGCGAGCGAGATGTGGCGCACGCCCCGCACGAGGAGCCAGGCGAGGAAGGCGGTGAAGGGGGCGACCTTGTAGGTGACGATCATCGGGGTGCCGATGATGCCGGCCTCGAGGGTGGCGGTGCCGGAGGCGATGAGGAGGAGGTCGGAGGCGGCCATCAGTTCGCGGGCCTTGCCGGGAAGAATGTGGAGAGGCAGCGAAGCACGGCGAGCCCACGCACTGTACTCGTCTGGACCGAGCGAAGGGGCCGGGGCAGTGGCGACCGTCACGTTGCCGAGTTCCCGGGCGATGCGATCGGCGGCTCCGAGCATGGCGGGCAAGAGGCGGTGGACCTCGCTCTTGCGGCTGCCGGGCAGAAGGCCGAGGATGAATGTGTCGGCGGGCAGGCCCAAGTCGGCGGCGAAGCGGCGGTCCTGGCGGTACGTGGCCAGGCTGTCGAGCAGAGGGTGGCCGACGAAGGTGGCCTCGACGCCGTGGCGGGCGTAGAAGGCGGGCTCGAAGGGGAGGATGACGAGCCGCTTGTCGGTGTAGCGGCGGATCTTCGTCACGCGGCTCTGGTGCCAGGCCCAGACCTGGGGGCAGATGTAGTAGACGACGCGGACGCCGCGCTCGTGCGCCCAGCGGGCGAAGCGGAGGTTGAACGCGGGGTAGTCAATGAGCACGACGGCGTCGGGGTGGCGACGTTCGAGTTCGGCGATCATCGCGTGGAAGACGCGGTTGATGCGGCGAAGGATGCCGAGCACCTCGGTGATGCCGACGGCGGCGAGGGCGGTGACGTCGTGGATGACCTCGACGCCGGCCTCGCGCATCCAGTGGCCGCCCATGCCGGCGAGGGCGATGTCGGGCTGGCGCTGGCGGAGGGCAAGGGCGAGGCGGGCGCCGTGGTAGTCGCCCGAGGCTTCGCCTGCGAGGATGAAGAGCGAGTGGCTCATGGGGGAGTGTGGCGCTCGCGGTTGGCCCGGATGCTGTCGAGGATGCGCCAGGCGAGTTCGAGCGCCCGGCGTGCGTCAGCCCCCGAGCACGCGGGCCGGGCGCCGGTGGCGACGCAGTGGAGGAAGGCGATGAGCTCCTGCTCGAGGGCATCGTGGATGCTCAGCGGGATCTCCTCGACGGCGATGAGCTTCTCGTAAACGAAGGCCTTGGCGTCGGGGATGGTGGCCGGGTCAATCGTTGCAGGGTCTGGGGCGTCGGGCCGCTTGCGGAAGAGCAGCGCCCTGCGCTCGCCGTAGTTGATGGAGAGATAGGAATCGCGCTGGATGATGCGGAGCTTGCGCACGGCGCGGGTGGCCACCCGGCTGGCCGTGAGGTTGGCTACGCAGCCGCTCGCGAAGGTGAGGCGGGCGTTGGCGATGTCCTCGTGGCGCGAGAGGGCCGGCACGCCGACGGCCTCGATGGCCGTGATGGCGGAGGGGATGAGCTCGAGCAGAATGTCGAGGTCGTGGATCATCAGGTCGAGCACGACTCCGATGTCCATCGAGCGGAAGGTGAAGGGGCTGATGCGGTCGCATTCGACGTAGAGGGGGTCCTGGAGGTAGCCCTTGGCGGCGATGAGGGCGGGGTTGAAGCGCTCGACGTGGCCGACCTGGATGGTGGCGCCGCGGCGCTCGGCGAGGCTGAGCAGTTCGTCGGCCTCGGGCAGCGTGCGGGTGAAGGGCTTCTCGATGAGGACGGCGCGGCCGCGGTCAATGAAGTCGCGCGCCACGGCGAAGTGGCCCGCTGTGGGCACGGCGATGCTGGCGGCATCCACCTGCTCGATGAGATCGTGGTAGTCGGCCACGGCGGCCACACCGTAGGTGGCAGCGAGACGCTGGGCGCGGTCCAAGGCCACGTCGGCAATGCCCACGAGTTCCGCCTGCGGCAGGCCCGCGTAGAGGCGAGCGTGATGGCGCCCCAGATGGCCGGCGCCGACGACGGCAACACGAACGGGTTGGCTCATGGGCGATCCCCGTGTGGCGGCGGTGTGGGCATCAGGCTTTCTGGCGCAGCGCCTCGCGCGCCCGGCCCTGACGCCCCGCGTGCATCTTGCGCAGGAACTCGATGAGGTAACGGACCTCGGGGGTGAGCGGCTCGGTGGCGGCGAGGAGCTGGTCCACGGCCTGGGCCGCGGTGAGGTGCGAGCGGTAGATGAGGCGCTGGGCCTCCTTGAGCGCCTCGATGGCCGGCGTGGCAAAGCCGCGCCGCTTGAGGCCGATGGTGTTGACGCCACGGACCTTGGCGGGGCTGCCCTCCGTGATCATGTACGGCGGGCAGTCGTGCACGATGCGCGAGCCGCCACCGATGAACGAGTGCGTGCCCACCGTGACGAACTGGTGCAGGCCCACCATGCCGCCGAACCACGCCTTGTCTTCGATCTTGCAGTGCCCGCTCAGGCCCACGTAGTTGGCCATGACGATGTCGTTGCCGACCTCGCAGTCGTGGGCGATATGGCAGTAGGCCATCAGGAAGTTCCTCGAGCCTACGCGCGTAACCCAGTCCTGCTTGGTGGATGCGGCATTGATGGTGACGTATTCGCGCAGCGTGTTGTCGTCGCCGATCTCCACGCGGGTCGGCTCGCCGCGGTGGCCGAGGTCCTGGGGCCAGGTGCCGATAACGGCGTACGGGCCGATGATGTTGCGGGCGCCCAGGGTCGTGTGGCCCGTGATGATGGTGCCCGTCTTCAGCACCACGCCGGGCCCGATGCGCACGTTCTCGTCCACGGTCACGCAGGGGCCCACGACGACGTCGTCGGCGAGTTCGGCCTTCGGGTGCACGAGCGCGGTAGGGTGGATCTGTGGGGGCATGCGGGCCTCAGGGGTGAGGGGGGAGTTCGACAAGGCTCTCGCGGAGCTTGGCGATCAGCTGGAAGTTCTGGGCGTGCCCCGTGCGCTCGGCCACCAGGCGCAGGCTCAGGCCGCTCCCCAGGAGGCGCAGATCTCCGAGCAGGTCCACCACCTTGTGGCGCGCGAACTCGTCGGGGAAGCGGAGCTGGCCATAGACGGGGGTGCCGTCGTCGCGCAGGACC encodes:
- a CDS encoding pitrilysin family protein — translated: MLDCRRETLPNGLRVIYVRMPSFHSAIAIAYLRMGPRFETPEHNGLSHFVEHVLFKGTRRFPDPAAVSREIDAYGLELNGATMPEYTELVAGSHSRHFRHALELLAELLLHPRFAPDHVEVERRVVLEEMSQYRDLAGEDASIDELCNELMWPHEGYGFSCLGAEDRVAQFTREDIEAHYRRFLTAGNVVLCVAGNFSERDVADALGPVFDGLRVGETAASRELNGQQSSARWLFRSAPTQLTHVKLCHKACSYHDPQVYPILLISDILGGGVTSRLFARLREREGLVYDISSGTTLFADCGWVDVATTTSRRKLADTVEATLEEIRRLADEGVAESQLQCVKERVACGMEMLEDSPADLAEWLGAREVLLAPAKLVTPTDEAERLKAVTADDIRRVAQQVFQPSRRSLVVVGPTSWFQRRRIGRAVAQ
- a CDS encoding lysophospholipid acyltransferase family protein; its protein translation is MARSRRLEWFLAEHVGTRVWAIVCRSLRLKVYDDEHLEDLEKQSGAIAFASWHYEMLPTLYHHRHCNGCTFTGEHGDAELVARAVRHLGYTPIRGSTTHGGVRGLIDLVHAMRSGLSLGFTPDGPRGPRCVAQVGIAILSQKSGCPVVPMGFASEWFWQFRSWDRMRIPKPGSRAVLCYGAGIQVPPKLTQATLEVWRKRIEDAITHVSRRAEILLGLPPERSAFAD
- a CDS encoding DUF362 domain-containing protein, with the protein product MAKVAIVRCADYEPQRVDDAVRRALDLIGGLGPIVRPGQRVLLKPNLLRAAPPERAVTTHPTLIRSMAAAVREAGAQAWVGDSPGGIQWNVTDKVLAESGVGPAALEAGAEIKDFEAGGTVAMECPEAMVLKKFALARAVREADAVFSLAKLKTHCQTLYSGAVKNLLGCLPGGGKIRVHQLAPKSRQLWAAFLDIYAVVRPRLALIDGIVAMEGEGPSHGKVRPLGLLIASEDSVAADAVACRVIGYPPRAVKLFEQAEERGLGVGDLKQIEVVGVPIEEAAVRDFVRPSNFAFEVIPGFLMKLIGRGVSVKPEIVQELCKKCGMCQRSCPADAIARHEGLAIDPAKCVRCFCCHELCPHDAIALKRAWFIRLYDYMRHQRKRRKHARQSGAPR
- a CDS encoding nucleoside transporter C-terminal domain-containing protein, coding for MSDIGQRLIGVAGLGVLLGLAWLLSCDRRRFPVRVVAWGLGLQLAFALLILKTRAGRAAFAWANDAFARLISFADDGARFVVGDWSVPVQVTDAVTGKPHAIGFLLAFKVLPVIIFFAALMSILYHLGVMQKVVAGMAWLMKRCMRVSGAESLVAATEVFVGMTEAPLAIRPYLARLTESELMAVMVCGLANIAGSVLALYVSFGINAGHLLCASVMSAPAALVIAKIMIPETGEPDTAGSVRIPYERTTNNVIDAAAVGATDGLKLALNVATMLVAFVALLALVNFLLAGVHEAALRWLGWGGFPARLEEIFGWLFRPLAFVMGVPWGESGAVGSLMGVKIGLNELIAYQKLAGMHAELSERSFTIATYALCGFANFGSLAIQIGGVSALVPERRQDLSRLSLRALAGGTLATFMTATIAGMLL
- the lpxB gene encoding lipid-A-disaccharide synthase; the encoded protein is MSHSLFILAGEASGDYHGARLALALRQRQPDIALAGMGGHWMREAGVEVIHDVTALAAVGITEVLGILRRINRVFHAMIAELERRHPDAVVLIDYPAFNLRFARWAHERGVRVVYYICPQVWAWHQSRVTKIRRYTDKRLVILPFEPAFYARHGVEATFVGHPLLDSLATYRQDRRFAADLGLPADTFILGLLPGSRKSEVHRLLPAMLGAADRIARELGNVTVATAPAPSLGPDEYSAWARRASLPLHILPGKARELMAASDLLLIASGTATLEAGIIGTPMIVTYKVAPFTAFLAWLLVRGVRHISLANLVAGREIVPELLQGKATPRRIARKAIKLIRSGGLEQMGRELVAEVRPRLGEPGAAGRAADEVLALLRRDG
- a CDS encoding Gfo/Idh/MocA family oxidoreductase, translated to MSQPVRVAVVGAGHLGRHHARLYAGLPQAELVGIADVALDRAQRLAATYGVAAVADYHDLIEQVDAASIAVPTAGHFAVARDFIDRGRAVLIEKPFTRTLPEADELLSLAERRGATIQVGHVERFNPALIAAKGYLQDPLYVECDRISPFTFRSMDIGVVLDLMIHDLDILLELIPSAITAIEAVGVPALSRHEDIANARLTFASGCVANLTASRVATRAVRKLRIIQRDSYLSINYGERRALLFRKRPDAPDPATIDPATIPDAKAFVYEKLIAVEEIPLSIHDALEQELIAFLHCVATGARPACSGADARRALELAWRILDSIRANRERHTPP
- the lpxA gene encoding acyl-ACP--UDP-N-acetylglucosamine O-acyltransferase, encoding MPPQIHPTALVHPKAELADDVVVGPCVTVDENVRIGPGVVLKTGTIITGHTTLGARNIIGPYAVIGTWPQDLGHRGEPTRVEIGDDNTLREYVTINAASTKQDWVTRVGSRNFLMAYCHIAHDCEVGNDIVMANYVGLSGHCKIEDKAWFGGMVGLHQFVTVGTHSFIGGGSRIVHDCPPYMITEGSPAKVRGVNTIGLKRRGFATPAIEALKEAQRLIYRSHLTAAQAVDQLLAATEPLTPEVRYLIEFLRKMHAGRQGRAREALRQKA